The Sphingomonas sp. So64.6b genome includes a region encoding these proteins:
- a CDS encoding LodA/GoxA family CTQ-dependent oxidase, with amino-acid sequence MASPPVYRIHPAIGIARLGDSPDGFCITPEGPAQLPIECDATGNPAKGNKPVKTFKDSKGRIKRQAARFQIYVYDDAHPDGRPLKLNDGIEGGGNQGTLVDIQWRVQLANKKAAWYTFDGLRGEVGYPNDAPLRNPTITDPQERQKLIIDPGPQTVDHKTRRKASFSRNGNPAYAANFPPTGMQPRDIDTLGDLITDDDGRLLVLAGHGNSGSFASGFGHPRIDTYANSDSWFDDISDGPVMARLVMQAENVGQLRYIDVEYPAWVLAGYPRYAPEVLDMITLEDVVEDMSIREFAYRTDMYGTAGTFAAPQKIDPEDTPALLHWKAGPVQWNPDYRPWFWRDIWPILFRADEFSYFASILQLSNFPHNQSSRGTFDPYRLCIPPKMAPRTLARKLAAAVDAHRTGKLLETALEPSLMQLDATQAPGAADAIDIASGPLKAAAAAFAAAVCPPIHGETPEAFAARWHLIQSENEAAPSPDYAAAHAAWGEAVDAAIAAVAAAVSPNLKPLLKLARGSSRQEPDAPDRTQNPDEPIESVLRRLAFDYRAGILLDQALGTARAEATTDPGRSYRQYLFDLLRKPGEENSFRLGSNPATRTYHLPLMPLLAGDNPITNKTVSKFLRLTDTQLFMLRQWAKGLFIDEVGAGFVPDTIDPWQPYKDWTATTGRELDRAVLSNGLGGAFCPGGEVTWIIRNPAIWRAPYRIKADPEWYQFQLTAAQQNANRWGAGVGEEGYVSYINDPLSQGSDFTIGLQPGDMTKLSGLPWQADFNECSTQMIDVTYEEWNQLSPDSVGDSLMTQEQRAWETLWWPAHRPMQVYVPAVVDGKPTLQFRAWARGIPQTSAGDLKMVTEWSKLGFVVRNPQAATGPSPDQKYISVEDSGD; translated from the coding sequence ATGGCGTCGCCACCGGTATATCGCATCCATCCCGCGATCGGCATCGCCCGGCTCGGCGACAGCCCCGACGGTTTCTGCATCACGCCAGAAGGCCCGGCGCAGCTGCCGATCGAATGCGATGCCACGGGCAATCCGGCCAAGGGCAACAAGCCGGTCAAGACCTTCAAGGACAGCAAGGGCCGGATCAAGCGTCAGGCCGCGCGGTTCCAGATCTATGTCTATGACGATGCGCATCCCGACGGCCGCCCGCTCAAATTGAACGATGGCATCGAAGGCGGCGGCAACCAGGGGACATTGGTCGATATCCAGTGGCGCGTGCAGCTCGCCAATAAAAAGGCCGCCTGGTACACATTCGACGGCCTGCGCGGCGAGGTCGGTTATCCAAACGACGCCCCCTTACGCAATCCGACGATCACCGACCCGCAAGAGCGGCAAAAGCTGATCATCGATCCCGGCCCGCAGACCGTCGATCACAAGACAAGACGCAAGGCGAGCTTCAGCCGCAACGGCAATCCCGCCTATGCGGCCAATTTCCCACCGACCGGCATGCAACCGCGCGACATCGATACGCTCGGCGACCTGATCACCGACGATGACGGGCGACTGTTGGTGCTCGCCGGACACGGCAATAGCGGCTCGTTCGCATCCGGCTTCGGCCATCCGCGCATCGACACCTATGCCAATAGCGACAGCTGGTTCGACGATATCTCCGACGGGCCAGTGATGGCGCGGCTGGTGATGCAGGCTGAGAATGTCGGGCAGCTGCGCTATATCGACGTCGAATATCCCGCCTGGGTACTCGCCGGTTATCCGCGCTACGCGCCTGAAGTGCTCGACATGATCACGCTTGAAGACGTGGTCGAGGATATGTCGATCCGCGAATTCGCCTATCGCACCGACATGTACGGCACCGCCGGCACATTCGCCGCGCCGCAGAAGATCGATCCGGAAGACACGCCCGCCTTGCTCCATTGGAAAGCCGGGCCGGTGCAATGGAATCCGGATTATCGCCCATGGTTCTGGCGCGACATCTGGCCGATCCTGTTCCGCGCCGACGAATTCTCCTATTTCGCGTCGATCCTGCAGCTGTCGAATTTCCCGCACAACCAGTCGAGCCGCGGCACGTTCGACCCCTACCGCTTGTGCATTCCGCCGAAAATGGCGCCGCGCACACTGGCCAGGAAACTGGCCGCGGCGGTCGATGCGCATCGCACGGGCAAGCTGCTCGAAACGGCGCTCGAGCCGAGCCTGATGCAGCTCGATGCGACTCAGGCGCCGGGGGCGGCGGACGCGATCGATATCGCATCCGGTCCGCTCAAGGCGGCGGCCGCCGCTTTTGCCGCGGCTGTCTGTCCGCCGATCCATGGGGAGACTCCCGAAGCCTTTGCCGCGCGCTGGCATTTGATCCAGAGCGAGAACGAGGCCGCACCGTCACCCGATTATGCCGCCGCGCACGCGGCATGGGGCGAAGCGGTCGATGCGGCGATCGCCGCGGTCGCGGCGGCGGTATCGCCGAACCTCAAGCCGCTGCTCAAGCTGGCGCGCGGATCGTCACGGCAGGAACCGGACGCGCCGGACCGCACGCAGAATCCCGACGAACCGATCGAATCGGTGCTGCGCCGCCTCGCCTTCGATTATCGTGCGGGAATCCTGCTCGATCAGGCGCTCGGCACCGCGCGCGCCGAGGCGACCACTGACCCCGGCCGCAGCTATCGCCAATATCTGTTCGACCTGCTGCGCAAGCCGGGCGAGGAGAACAGCTTCCGCCTGGGCAGCAACCCTGCGACGCGAACTTATCATTTACCGCTGATGCCGCTGCTCGCCGGTGATAACCCGATCACCAACAAGACGGTGAGCAAGTTCCTGCGCCTGACCGACACGCAGCTCTTCATGCTGCGGCAATGGGCCAAGGGACTGTTCATCGATGAGGTCGGCGCCGGCTTCGTGCCTGACACGATCGATCCGTGGCAGCCGTACAAGGACTGGACCGCGACGACCGGGCGCGAACTCGATCGCGCCGTGTTGTCGAATGGCCTTGGCGGCGCTTTCTGCCCCGGCGGCGAAGTGACCTGGATCATCCGCAACCCGGCAATCTGGCGTGCGCCGTACCGGATCAAGGCCGATCCCGAATGGTATCAGTTCCAGCTCACCGCCGCGCAGCAGAACGCCAATCGCTGGGGCGCCGGCGTCGGTGAGGAGGGTTATGTCTCCTACATCAACGATCCACTGTCGCAGGGCAGTGATTTCACCATCGGGCTGCAGCCGGGCGACATGACCAAGCTGTCGGGATTGCCGTGGCAGGCGGACTTCAACGAATGCTCCACGCAGATGATCGACGTCACTTATGAGGAGTGGAACCAGCTCAGTCCGGACAGTGTCGGCGACAGCCTGATGACGCAGGAACAGCGCGCGTGGGAGACGTTGTGGTGGCCCGCGCACCGGCCGATGCAGGTCTATGTCCCGGCGGTCGTGGACGGCAAACCGACGCTGCAGTTCCGCGCCTGGGCGCGCGGTATCCCGCAGACTTCGGCCGGCGATCTGAAGATGGTCACCGAATGGTCGAAGCTCGGCTTCGTCGTGCGCAATCCGCAAGCCGCCACCGGCCCTTCGCCCGATCAGAAATATATCAGCGTCGAAGATTCGGGAGACTAA
- a CDS encoding DJ-1/PfpI family protein, with product MIIGIPVYDDVDMLDVAGPHEMFRWADIEVDLLAARRGMVQFRDGFEFRVERSFARARQYDALWVPGGDPKALSRLIHDPDCRYLDFLKQQAVKTPLVASVCEGALLLAAAGLLDGYSATTHWAFIPCLKAYKHVKVVKGHPRFHLDRDRLTGGGISSGLDEALKMIKMLKGGKVARSVQQTTQYYPDPPVHSKIPAAKTCPVPPWPPIGTQAPP from the coding sequence ATGATCATCGGGATCCCGGTGTACGACGATGTCGACATGCTCGATGTGGCCGGGCCTCATGAGATGTTCCGCTGGGCGGATATCGAAGTCGATCTGCTTGCGGCGCGACGCGGCATGGTGCAGTTTCGCGACGGGTTCGAGTTTCGCGTCGAGCGGAGTTTCGCCAGAGCGCGCCAATATGACGCCCTGTGGGTACCCGGCGGCGATCCCAAGGCGCTGTCGCGCCTGATCCACGATCCGGATTGCCGCTATCTCGATTTCCTCAAGCAGCAGGCGGTGAAAACGCCGCTGGTCGCGTCGGTGTGCGAAGGCGCGCTGTTGCTCGCCGCCGCCGGGCTGCTCGACGGCTATAGCGCAACGACGCACTGGGCGTTCATTCCTTGCCTTAAGGCATATAAGCACGTGAAGGTCGTGAAGGGCCATCCGCGTTTCCATCTCGATCGCGACCGGCTGACCGGCGGTGGCATTTCCTCGGGGCTCGACGAGGCGCTGAAGATGATCAAGATGCTCAAGGGCGGCAAGGTCGCAAGAAGCGTGCAGCAGACGACCCAATATTATCCCGACCCGCCGGTACACAGTAAAATCCCCGCCGCGAAGACCTGTCCGGTGCCGCCCTGGCCGCCGATCGGGACACAGGCCCCACCGTGA
- a CDS encoding haloalkane dehalogenase, with the protein MNGAPEISTENAIFRKHVTVHGVPMAYVDVGEGDPIVFLHGNPTPSYLWRNIIPHALPFGRCLAPDYPGMGNSGAEPNGAYRLVDQQNYVDGWLDALGLDHDVILVVHDWGSALGFDWARRHPDKVQAIVHMEGIVRPFLSWDEWPALTRDFFRGQRTPAGEKMILEQNLFIEYLLPLRGLSGEAMEAYRSHFRVPGEARRPMLAWTRDLPIAGEPADVVAIVEAYSAWLMSSQIPKLFINGDPAGFLIGAQRDYCRGFPNQQEVTVEGAHFLQEDSPREVGEAIAKFIAAVLAGRFAAA; encoded by the coding sequence ATGAACGGTGCGCCCGAAATCTCGACCGAAAATGCGATCTTCCGCAAACACGTCACCGTTCACGGCGTGCCGATGGCCTATGTCGATGTCGGTGAGGGCGATCCGATCGTGTTTCTCCACGGCAATCCCACGCCCTCCTATCTGTGGCGCAACATCATCCCCCATGCGCTGCCGTTCGGCCGCTGCCTCGCGCCCGATTATCCAGGCATGGGGAATTCGGGCGCTGAGCCAAACGGTGCTTATCGGCTGGTCGATCAGCAGAATTATGTGGACGGCTGGCTCGATGCGCTCGGGCTCGACCATGACGTTATCCTCGTGGTTCATGACTGGGGCTCGGCGCTTGGCTTTGACTGGGCGCGGCGTCATCCCGACAAGGTGCAGGCGATCGTGCATATGGAAGGGATCGTGCGGCCCTTCCTGTCCTGGGACGAATGGCCGGCGCTGACCCGCGATTTCTTCCGGGGGCAGCGGACGCCGGCCGGTGAGAAGATGATCCTCGAACAGAATCTGTTCATCGAATATCTGCTCCCGCTGCGCGGCCTCTCGGGCGAGGCGATGGAGGCTTACCGCAGCCATTTTCGCGTGCCGGGTGAAGCGCGCCGCCCAATGCTGGCCTGGACGCGCGACCTGCCGATCGCCGGCGAGCCGGCCGATGTCGTCGCGATCGTCGAAGCCTATTCCGCCTGGCTGATGTCCAGCCAGATCCCGAAACTGTTCATAAACGGCGACCCCGCGGGCTTTCTGATCGGCGCCCAGCGCGACTATTGCCGCGGCTTCCCCAATCAGCAGGAAGTGACGGTCGAGGGCGCGCATTTCCTGCAGGAAGATTCGCCGCGCGAAGTCGGCGAGGCCATCGCCAAATTCATCGCCGCCGTCCTGGCCGGCCGGTTCGCTGCGGCATGA
- a CDS encoding amidase has protein sequence MTDLHYLTIAELSAAMARRDLSPVEVVQAQLDRIGAHDGALHSYACVMADEALAAARQAEGEIAIETVRGPLHGVPLGIKDLFWTRGVPMAAGTAIHHDFRPDQDATAVHRLREAGAVLLGKLEMTEGAYSDYHPSITPPVNPWNADYWPGISSSGSAVAVAAGLCYGALASDTGGSIRWPAAATGVTGLKPSWGRVSRHGVFELAASLDHVGVLTRSAADAGLLLDAIAGADPLDPTAVQALVPGRYGDMATDLRGMRIGIDPHWNGDGVDGVILPALAEAQETLAALGAEIVEVTVPDVDDAIADWPANCAVEAAVAHHATYPSRRQDYGAVFAAVLDHGHALSALDYQRILLRRMALRGAFDALFARIELLLTPVHPFAPLSLAQISTLGEQPHLVARLQRYTCPFNMTGLPTLTLPGGHDDAGMPIAFQLVAGHLNEARLIRAGIAYQRETAWHRRHPPAWDD, from the coding sequence ATGACCGACCTGCACTATCTGACCATCGCGGAATTGTCGGCAGCGATGGCACGCCGCGATTTGTCGCCGGTCGAGGTGGTCCAGGCGCAGCTCGATCGGATCGGCGCGCATGACGGTGCGCTGCACAGCTATGCCTGTGTGATGGCCGACGAAGCATTAGCCGCAGCCCGGCAGGCGGAAGGCGAGATCGCCATCGAAACGGTGCGCGGCCCGCTCCACGGCGTGCCGCTGGGCATCAAGGATCTGTTCTGGACCAGGGGCGTGCCAATGGCCGCCGGCACCGCGATCCATCACGACTTCCGGCCCGACCAGGACGCGACCGCAGTTCACCGGCTGCGCGAGGCGGGCGCCGTCCTGCTCGGCAAGCTCGAAATGACCGAGGGCGCCTATTCGGATTATCATCCGTCGATCACCCCGCCGGTTAATCCATGGAACGCGGATTATTGGCCGGGCATCTCGTCGAGTGGGTCGGCGGTCGCGGTCGCGGCCGGGCTTTGTTATGGCGCGCTTGCCTCCGATACCGGCGGATCGATCCGCTGGCCGGCCGCCGCCACTGGCGTTACCGGCCTCAAGCCGAGCTGGGGCCGGGTCAGCCGCCACGGCGTGTTCGAACTGGCTGCCTCGCTCGATCATGTCGGCGTGTTGACCCGTAGTGCGGCGGATGCGGGGCTGCTACTCGATGCGATCGCTGGCGCCGACCCGCTGGATCCGACAGCGGTGCAGGCGCTGGTTCCCGGTCGATATGGCGATATGGCCACCGACTTGCGCGGGATGCGGATCGGGATCGATCCGCACTGGAACGGCGACGGCGTGGATGGCGTCATTCTGCCTGCGCTCGCCGAAGCGCAGGAGACTCTTGCCGCGCTCGGCGCCGAAATCGTTGAAGTCACGGTGCCTGATGTCGATGACGCCATCGCCGATTGGCCGGCAAATTGCGCGGTCGAGGCGGCGGTCGCGCATCACGCGACCTATCCGTCACGGCGGCAGGATTATGGTGCGGTGTTCGCGGCGGTGCTCGATCACGGGCATGCTCTGTCGGCTCTGGACTATCAGCGAATCCTGCTGCGCCGCATGGCGCTTCGCGGCGCGTTCGACGCGCTGTTTGCGCGGATCGAGCTGTTGCTGACGCCAGTCCACCCTTTCGCGCCGCTTAGTCTGGCGCAAATCAGCACGCTCGGCGAGCAACCACACCTGGTCGCCCGGCTTCAGCGCTATACCTGCCCATTCAACATGACCGGCCTGCCGACCCTCACCCTGCCTGGCGGCCATGATGACGCCGGTATGCCGATCGCCTTTCAGCTGGTTGCAGGTCATCTGAATGAAGCGCGGCTGATCCGTGCCGGCATCGCCTATCAGCGCGAGACCGCCTGGCATCGGCGGCATCCGCCGGCCTGGGACGATTGA
- a CDS encoding DUF2182 domain-containing protein, with the protein MIARGARYWPLVAPSMLAWAFLLSWSIIPILPDLCGPDGHFWTSVPASFEIALRINPLPPLFLSWLVMLCAMMLPLLRAPLTQVRVGGGGRRGGSAVLAFLIAYLAIWMAAIVPLVALTSLLRLATASSTLAGPLIALGLAAAWQTTPLKRHCLHRCGTAPMAPPGFAHELTAARHGVMVASACVGSCWALMALPFCFDGAAHLLVMAAVALIMLHERYGQARKHSGGATGLLALAVIATSAGLLSLQFP; encoded by the coding sequence GTGATCGCGCGGGGCGCCCGTTACTGGCCGCTGGTCGCACCGAGCATGCTCGCCTGGGCATTTCTGCTGTCGTGGAGCATCATTCCGATCCTGCCCGATCTGTGCGGTCCGGACGGGCATTTCTGGACCAGTGTGCCGGCCAGTTTCGAGATCGCGCTGCGCATCAACCCGCTGCCGCCACTATTCCTGTCCTGGCTGGTGATGCTGTGCGCGATGATGCTGCCGCTGCTCCGTGCGCCGCTGACGCAGGTGCGTGTCGGCGGCGGGGGGCGCCGCGGCGGCAGTGCTGTCCTGGCCTTCCTGATCGCCTATCTCGCCATCTGGATGGCGGCGATTGTCCCGCTTGTCGCGCTGACGTCATTGCTGCGGTTGGCGACTGCATCCAGCACGCTGGCCGGGCCGTTGATCGCGCTCGGCTTGGCGGCAGCGTGGCAGACGACGCCCCTCAAGCGCCACTGCCTGCACCGCTGCGGCACTGCGCCGATGGCCCCGCCGGGCTTCGCGCACGAACTGACCGCCGCGCGTCATGGCGTCATGGTCGCCAGCGCCTGTGTCGGATCTTGCTGGGCGCTGATGGCGCTACCCTTCTGCTTCGATGGGGCGGCGCATCTTCTGGTAATGGCGGCGGTCGCGCTGATCATGCTGCATGAACGCTATGGGCAGGCAAGGAAACATAGCGGCGGCGCGACAGGGTTGCTCGCTTTAGCCGTGATCGCGACCAGCGCAGGATTGCTCTCACTCCAATTTCCCTGA
- a CDS encoding FAD-dependent oxidoreductase: MPPARADIAVIGGGPAGAAAALTLRRHAPGLAVRLIEASDYDAPRPGEVLPAVARSLLEQLGVMTSFEAQGFVAGRALASAWANDELDERHSIFSAQGPGWHLDRARFDRMLAAAAMAAGVVLSTGSAVRSAAPEGEGWRLTLADRSEVAARAVIWATGRSWRLARPFGARVRVHGDLVAHSRFIDGVAGDNRTVIEARPEGWWYSADLPGDRRIVACMTDPDLGEALALRTDRGWRHALDATRHMRALVPIDARIGGALVRSAGTTTVEPAIGRRWIAAGDTLFAADPLSSRGIVHALRSGILAAYAASDMFDGKEEESRRRYAMITAHGFENYAHALADYYAQGSRWPDAPFWQRRSPLDQQRIGTAR; this comes from the coding sequence ATGCCACCCGCCAGGGCTGATATCGCGGTCATCGGTGGTGGCCCCGCCGGAGCAGCAGCGGCGCTGACCCTGCGCCGCCATGCGCCGGGGCTGGCGGTGCGGCTGATCGAGGCAAGCGATTATGACGCGCCACGGCCGGGCGAAGTGCTGCCGGCAGTGGCACGCAGCCTGCTCGAACAGCTTGGCGTCATGACATCGTTCGAAGCGCAAGGCTTTGTCGCCGGTCGCGCGCTCGCCTCGGCCTGGGCCAATGACGAGCTTGATGAGCGCCACAGCATTTTTTCCGCACAAGGGCCGGGCTGGCATCTCGACCGGGCACGGTTCGACCGCATGCTTGCCGCTGCCGCCATGGCGGCAGGTGTAGTGCTGTCCACAGGCAGCGCAGTGCGGTCCGCAGCGCCGGAGGGAGAAGGCTGGCGCCTGACGCTTGCCGATCGCAGCGAGGTCGCCGCCCGCGCGGTCATCTGGGCGACCGGGCGAAGCTGGCGACTGGCGCGGCCGTTCGGCGCGCGGGTGCGGGTGCATGGCGACCTTGTCGCGCATAGCCGTTTCATCGACGGCGTGGCCGGGGATAATCGGACGGTGATCGAAGCACGGCCGGAGGGCTGGTGGTACAGCGCCGACCTGCCCGGCGATCGCCGCATCGTCGCGTGCATGACCGATCCCGATCTTGGCGAGGCACTCGCGCTTCGCACTGACCGGGGCTGGCGGCACGCGCTGGATGCCACACGCCATATGCGCGCACTGGTGCCGATCGACGCGCGGATCGGCGGCGCGCTGGTGCGGTCGGCCGGTACCACGACGGTCGAACCCGCCATCGGGCGACGCTGGATCGCGGCGGGAGACACGCTGTTCGCCGCCGATCCGCTATCATCGCGCGGCATCGTCCATGCGCTGCGTTCGGGCATCCTGGCGGCCTACGCCGCGTCCGATATGTTCGACGGCAAGGAAGAAGAAAGTCGACGACGCTATGCGATGATCACCGCGCATGGCTTCGAAAATTATGCGCACGCGCTGGCTGACTATTACGCTCAAGGATCGCGCTGGCCGGACGCGCCATTCTGGCAACGGCGATCTCCCCTTGACCAACAGCGGATAGGAACGGCGCGATGA